A region of bacterium DNA encodes the following proteins:
- a CDS encoding DUF1786 domain-containing protein produces MGSLEPLLALDVGSGTQDLFLWDPEQVTENCLQMVLPSPTRMLAKKVRDATSRAVPIHLKGFLMGGGPVAWAIREHAKAGLGVTAEPKAALTLHDNLEHVEEMGIRILEEPPENCLVIRMGDIQRELLAPIFEMFEIPEPRIWCVAVQDHGHQPHGSNREFRFQHWRKLLEEGGEISRTLYRQPPSYMTRMLSVLEQVPQGLVMDTGMAAVHGAMCDPLVEAALDSGVLIVNLGNQHTLGALVTRERIWGLFEHHTGALGPESLKAWMDRFRLGLVDSVQVMEDGGHGCAYHPEGLERGMFQMTVVTGPRRELASTLGWHMAAPLGNMMLSGCFGMVRAYLQGLGVVWP; encoded by the coding sequence ATGGGATCTTTGGAGCCATTGCTGGCCCTGGACGTAGGCAGCGGGACCCAGGACCTCTTTCTCTGGGATCCAGAGCAGGTAACCGAGAACTGTTTACAAATGGTGCTACCCTCCCCCACCAGAATGCTGGCCAAGAAGGTAAGGGATGCTACCAGCAGGGCCGTGCCCATTCACCTCAAAGGATTTCTCATGGGTGGAGGGCCGGTGGCATGGGCCATCCGCGAGCATGCAAAGGCCGGCCTGGGGGTCACGGCAGAGCCTAAGGCCGCCTTGACCCTTCATGACAATCTGGAACATGTGGAGGAGATGGGGATCAGGATCCTGGAAGAACCACCCGAGAATTGCTTGGTCATCAGGATGGGTGACATTCAAAGGGAATTGCTAGCTCCCATCTTTGAGATGTTTGAGATTCCCGAGCCCAGGATCTGGTGTGTGGCAGTTCAGGATCACGGGCATCAGCCCCATGGCAGCAACCGGGAGTTCAGGTTCCAGCACTGGAGGAAACTCCTGGAGGAGGGAGGTGAGATCTCCAGGACATTGTATAGGCAACCCCCTTCTTACATGACCAGGATGCTCTCGGTGTTGGAGCAGGTACCTCAAGGCCTGGTAATGGACACAGGAATGGCAGCAGTACATGGCGCCATGTGCGATCCCCTGGTGGAAGCTGCTTTGGATTCCGGGGTATTGATTGTGAATCTGGGAAACCAACACACCTTGGGGGCCTTGGTGACCAGGGAGCGCATCTGGGGTCTTTTTGAACATCATACAGGGGCCCTTGGGCCAGAGTCATTAAAAGCCTGGATGGATAGATTCCGCCTTGGATTGGTGGATTCAGTGCAAGTCATGGAAGATGGGGGGCATGGCTGTGCGTACCATCCAGAGGGGCTCGAGAGGGGCATGTTTCAGATGACCGTGGTCACAGGCCCCCGTAGAGAGCTTGCCTCCACCTTGGGCTGGCATATGGCAGCCCCGTTGGGAAACATGATGTTGAGCGGCTGTTTCGGTATGGTGCGCGCATATCTCCAAGGCCTGGGCGTTGTATGGCCTTGA
- the ligA gene encoding NAD-dependent DNA ligase LigA — translation MSKILSEAEAKERMEELRKAIHYHNYKYYVLDSPEISDAQYDAMFRELEELERAYPHWVTPDSPTQRVGAPPLEKFSTVEHAQPMLSLANAFTDQEARDFDERVHRFLRITEPIEYVVEPKMDGVAVELVYVDGVLQTGSTRGDGIRGEDVTLNIRTIKSIPLRLLADQPGIPPIPHRVDVRGEVYMSLEDFKALNEKRGQTGEPLFANPRNAAAGSLRQLDSSITAQRPLDMFAYGVGEMRGVSFQTHWEVLQSLRAWGLKVNPLIRVCHGIEEAIERYHQLLELRHQLPYEADGAVFKVNSLALQRTLGEISRSPRWAIAFKFPSTRETTVVRKIQVQVGRTGVLTPVAILEPVRVGGVQVSRATLHNQDEVERKDVRAGDTVLVQRAGDVIPEIVEVLLDRRPPDAQPFQMPRQCPVCGARVERLEGEAAHRCMGISCPAKLKESILHFASKRAMDIDGLGEKMVNQLVDRGLVKSVDHLYELRYEQLASLERMAHKSASNLLEAIARSKEPPLERFYYALGIRHVGEHLARVLAKHYPDPRQLMKAQQQELTIIRDIGPKVAQSLVSFFQEPQNRKVVERLLELGVRPVPPQEGASSPLEGKTIVFTGSLSSMTRSEAQALVERLGARASSSVSSKTDLVVAGPGAGSKLQEARKLGIRVISEEEFLKMVQQN, via the coding sequence ATGAGCAAGATTCTCTCCGAGGCAGAGGCCAAAGAGCGCATGGAAGAATTGCGCAAGGCCATCCATTACCACAACTACAAGTACTATGTGCTGGATTCACCGGAAATATCAGATGCCCAGTATGATGCCATGTTCAGGGAATTGGAGGAGCTGGAGCGGGCATATCCCCACTGGGTAACACCAGACTCACCCACTCAAAGAGTGGGAGCACCTCCCCTGGAGAAATTCTCCACAGTGGAGCACGCCCAGCCCATGCTGAGTCTGGCCAATGCCTTCACCGACCAGGAGGCAAGGGATTTTGACGAAAGGGTGCATAGATTTCTCAGAATTACAGAGCCCATAGAATACGTAGTGGAACCAAAGATGGATGGAGTGGCCGTGGAATTGGTGTACGTGGATGGCGTACTTCAAACCGGCTCTACCAGGGGAGATGGCATCAGGGGAGAAGACGTAACCCTCAACATTCGCACCATCAAGAGCATTCCTCTCAGGCTTCTGGCAGACCAGCCAGGCATCCCTCCAATACCTCACAGAGTGGATGTGAGGGGAGAAGTATACATGTCCCTGGAGGACTTCAAGGCCCTCAACGAGAAAAGAGGCCAGACAGGGGAGCCTCTTTTCGCCAATCCAAGAAATGCCGCTGCAGGATCACTGCGGCAACTGGACTCCTCCATTACCGCCCAAAGGCCTCTCGACATGTTCGCCTATGGGGTGGGGGAGATGCGCGGAGTTTCCTTCCAAACCCACTGGGAGGTGCTTCAGAGTCTCAGAGCTTGGGGCCTGAAAGTCAATCCCTTGATCCGTGTCTGCCACGGAATAGAAGAGGCCATAGAGAGATATCACCAGCTTCTTGAGCTGCGTCACCAACTGCCGTACGAAGCAGATGGGGCCGTGTTCAAGGTCAACTCCCTGGCCTTGCAGAGAACTCTGGGGGAGATTTCCCGAAGTCCCCGCTGGGCCATAGCCTTCAAGTTTCCTTCCACCCGCGAGACCACTGTGGTGAGGAAGATCCAGGTGCAGGTGGGTCGAACCGGGGTGCTCACCCCTGTGGCCATCCTGGAGCCTGTCAGGGTGGGTGGTGTCCAGGTAAGCAGAGCAACTCTTCACAACCAGGATGAAGTGGAACGCAAGGATGTCAGGGCAGGAGATACGGTCTTGGTTCAGAGGGCCGGGGATGTGATTCCAGAAATAGTGGAGGTCTTGTTGGATCGCAGGCCCCCAGATGCCCAGCCTTTCCAAATGCCCAGGCAATGCCCTGTATGTGGGGCAAGGGTGGAGAGGCTGGAGGGAGAGGCTGCCCACAGGTGCATGGGCATTTCCTGCCCGGCCAAGCTAAAGGAAAGCATCTTACATTTTGCCTCCAAGAGAGCCATGGACATTGACGGACTCGGGGAAAAAATGGTCAACCAGCTCGTGGACAGGGGCCTGGTGAAATCAGTGGACCATCTGTACGAACTCAGATACGAGCAACTGGCCTCCTTGGAACGCATGGCCCACAAGTCAGCGTCCAACCTTCTGGAAGCAATTGCAAGGAGCAAGGAGCCACCTTTGGAGAGGTTTTACTATGCCCTGGGGATTCGCCATGTGGGGGAGCACCTGGCAAGAGTCCTGGCCAAACATTACCCTGATCCGAGGCAGCTCATGAAAGCCCAACAGCAGGAGCTCACCATTATCAGGGACATAGGGCCAAAGGTGGCTCAGTCGCTAGTCTCCTTTTTCCAGGAACCCCAAAACAGAAAGGTGGTGGAAAGACTCCTGGAGCTGGGGGTCAGGCCCGTGCCTCCACAAGAAGGCGCATCTTCACCCCTGGAGGGCAAGACCATCGTTTTCACAGGATCCTTGAGTTCCATGACCCGTTCAGAGGCCCAGGCTCTGGTGGAGCGCCTGGGAGCAAGGGCCTCTTCCAGCGTCAGTTCCAAGACCGATCTGGTGGTGGCCGGTCCAGGGGCAGGCTCCAAGCTTCAGGAGGCCAGGAAATTGGGCATAAGGGTGATATCAGAGGAGGAGTTCCTGAAGATGGTGCAACAGAATTAG
- a CDS encoding acylphosphatase — translation MEDSVQAHVWISGRVQGVFFRSNTQQQAQARGLRGWVRNLPDGRVEAVFQGDPKKVEEMLHWCHQGPSGAWVKEVEVIWETPAQNLAGFRIAY, via the coding sequence ATGGAGGATTCGGTACAGGCACATGTGTGGATCTCGGGGAGGGTCCAGGGGGTTTTCTTTAGGTCCAACACCCAGCAACAGGCCCAAGCCAGGGGGCTTAGAGGCTGGGTTAGAAATCTTCCCGATGGAAGGGTGGAGGCTGTTTTCCAAGGAGACCCAAAGAAAGTGGAGGAAATGCTCCATTGGTGTCATCAAGGCCCCTCGGGGGCCTGGGTGAAAGAGGTGGAGGTGATATGGGAGACGCCCGCACAGAATCTTGCGGGGTTTCGCATAGCGTATTGA